A genomic segment from Actinoplanes sichuanensis encodes:
- a CDS encoding M16 family metallopeptidase: MTDQNRGPATRSARVSTRTLQDGVKKTVLPSGLRIITEAIPTTRSAALGIWVGIGSRDETPSLHGASHFLEHLLFKGTHRRTALDISAEIEAVGGETNAFTTKEYTCYYARVLDADLPLAVDVLVDAVADSILDPADVETERGVILEEIAMHEDEPGDEVHDVFAEAIYGDHPLGRLISGTPESIAPMTRDQINRFYRRRYTAPEIVVAAAGNLDHQAVVRLVRKALAGTPLDTGPADPAAPRPGDKRVRVRKAHDLVLHRDTEQAHIVLGGPGLGRHDHRRFAMGVLNNVLGGGMSSRLFQEIREKRGLAYSVYSYAGQYADSGLFGVYAGCAPAKAREVLDLIRVELDRVATDGITAEELTRGRGMTKGSFVLGLEDTGSRMSRLAKSELLHGDLMGVDEMLARVDAVTAAEVHAVAADLLAQPLSLAVVGPFDSGELPA, translated from the coding sequence GTGACAGATCAGAACCGCGGGCCGGCCACTAGGTCGGCCCGCGTCTCTACCCGGACCCTCCAGGACGGCGTCAAGAAGACCGTTCTGCCCAGCGGCCTGCGCATCATCACCGAGGCGATTCCGACCACCCGCAGCGCCGCTCTCGGCATCTGGGTCGGCATCGGCTCCCGTGACGAGACCCCGTCGTTGCACGGTGCCTCGCACTTCCTGGAGCACCTGCTCTTCAAGGGCACCCATCGGCGTACCGCCCTGGACATCTCCGCGGAGATCGAGGCGGTCGGCGGCGAGACGAACGCCTTCACCACGAAGGAGTACACCTGCTACTACGCGCGGGTGCTCGACGCCGACCTGCCGCTCGCGGTGGACGTGCTGGTGGACGCGGTGGCCGACTCGATCCTCGACCCGGCCGATGTGGAGACCGAGCGTGGCGTGATCCTGGAGGAGATCGCCATGCACGAGGACGAGCCGGGTGACGAGGTGCACGACGTCTTCGCCGAGGCGATCTACGGCGATCACCCACTCGGTCGGCTGATCTCCGGTACTCCCGAGTCGATCGCGCCGATGACCCGGGACCAGATCAACCGCTTCTACCGCCGCCGTTACACGGCGCCGGAGATCGTCGTCGCGGCGGCCGGGAACCTCGACCACCAGGCGGTGGTCCGGCTGGTGCGCAAGGCCCTGGCGGGCACCCCGCTGGACACCGGGCCGGCCGATCCGGCGGCGCCGCGTCCGGGCGACAAGAGGGTACGGGTACGCAAGGCCCACGACCTCGTCCTGCATCGCGACACCGAGCAGGCGCACATCGTGCTGGGCGGTCCCGGCCTGGGCCGGCACGACCACCGCCGGTTCGCGATGGGTGTGCTCAACAACGTGCTGGGCGGTGGCATGTCGAGCCGTCTGTTCCAGGAGATCCGGGAGAAGCGTGGCCTGGCCTACTCGGTGTATTCGTACGCCGGGCAGTACGCCGACAGCGGCCTGTTCGGGGTCTATGCCGGATGCGCCCCGGCCAAGGCGCGAGAGGTGCTCGACCTGATCCGGGTCGAACTGGACCGGGTCGCGACCGACGGCATCACCGCCGAGGAACTGACCCGCGGCCGGGGCATGACCAAGGGGTCGTTCGTGCTGGGCCTGGAGGACACCGGTTCGCGGATGAGCCGGCTGGCCAAGTCGGAGCTGCTGCACGGTGACCTGATGGGTGTCGACGAGATGCTGGCCCGGGTGGACGCGGTCACCGCCGCGGAGGTCCACGCGGTCGCGGCGGATCTGCTGGCCCAGCCGTTGTCGCTGGCGGTGGTCGGCCCGTTCGACTCCGGCGAACTGCCCGCGTAG
- the dapB gene encoding 4-hydroxy-tetrahydrodipicolinate reductase — MTELPESIRVGVLGARGRMGLEVCKAVDAAEDLALVSMIDQGEELFQASDAGAQVLVDFTNPDVVMDNLHWAIEQGIHVVVGTSGFTEARLAKVRGWLAAKPGVGVLIAPNFGIGAVLMMQFAARAARYFDSVEIIEQHHPRKVDAPSGTAMHTVKVIADARAAANRPPMPDATKEEQLGARGTEIDGVRVHSIRAAGLVAHQEVLFGTPGETLTIRHDSLDRSSFMPGVLLAVRNVITRPGLTIGLDPLLEG; from the coding sequence GTGACTGAACTGCCTGAATCCATCCGTGTCGGTGTTCTCGGCGCCCGGGGTCGCATGGGCCTCGAGGTGTGCAAGGCGGTCGACGCCGCCGAGGATCTCGCCCTGGTGTCGATGATCGACCAGGGTGAGGAGCTGTTCCAGGCCTCCGACGCGGGCGCCCAGGTGCTGGTCGACTTCACCAACCCCGACGTGGTCATGGACAACCTGCACTGGGCGATCGAGCAGGGCATCCACGTGGTGGTCGGCACGTCCGGGTTCACCGAGGCGCGGCTGGCGAAGGTGCGTGGCTGGCTCGCCGCCAAGCCCGGCGTCGGCGTCCTGATCGCGCCGAATTTCGGCATCGGCGCGGTGCTGATGATGCAGTTCGCCGCCCGCGCCGCGCGTTACTTCGACTCGGTCGAGATCATCGAGCAGCACCACCCGCGCAAGGTGGACGCGCCGAGCGGCACCGCGATGCACACCGTCAAGGTGATCGCCGATGCGCGCGCCGCGGCGAACCGGCCGCCGATGCCCGACGCCACCAAGGAGGAGCAGCTCGGCGCCCGGGGCACCGAGATCGACGGCGTCCGCGTCCACTCGATCCGGGCCGCCGGTCTGGTGGCCCACCAGGAGGTGCTGTTCGGCACCCCCGGTGAGACGCTGACCATCCGGCACGACTCGCTGGACCGGTCGTCCTTCATGCCCGGCGTGCTGCTCGCGGTCCGTAACGTGATCACCCGGCCGGGCCTGACCATCGGCCTGGACCCGCTGCTCGAGGGCTAG
- a CDS encoding GNAT family N-acetyltransferase has translation MALGFVRPARPEDAAEIARIQLSTWRTAYRRMFPAHVLDNLDEGYLARGWTEAITAPPSARHRVLIAVEQGESSSHVVGFAASGPADEQALAPEEKPLPDDVAAVTDLLIEPRWGRRGHGSRLLAAAVDNWRDDGFRTAVAWVYEADEAMRKFLGSTGWEPDGAGRALDVDDLLVPQLRLHVAVSGDET, from the coding sequence ATGGCACTCGGCTTCGTCCGTCCCGCCCGTCCCGAGGACGCCGCGGAGATCGCTCGCATCCAGCTCAGCACCTGGCGCACCGCCTACCGGCGGATGTTCCCGGCACACGTGCTGGACAACCTCGACGAGGGCTACCTGGCCCGCGGCTGGACCGAGGCGATCACCGCCCCGCCGTCCGCCCGGCACCGGGTCCTGATCGCCGTCGAGCAGGGCGAGAGCTCATCACACGTGGTCGGCTTCGCCGCGTCCGGGCCGGCCGACGAGCAGGCCCTGGCGCCCGAGGAGAAACCGCTGCCGGACGACGTCGCGGCCGTCACCGACCTGCTCATCGAGCCGCGCTGGGGCCGTCGCGGGCACGGCAGCAGGCTGCTCGCGGCGGCTGTCGACAACTGGCGGGACGACGGTTTCCGTACCGCGGTGGCCTGGGTCTACGAGGCGGACGAGGCGATGCGGAAATTCCTCGGCTCGACCGGCTGGGAGCCGGACGGGGCGGGCCGGGCCCTGGACGTCGACGACCTCCTGGTGCCGCAGCTCCGCCTGCACGTCGCGGTGAGCGGGGACGAGACCTAG
- a CDS encoding winged helix-turn-helix domain-containing protein — MAVSEQLSVAQARRITLAAQGFLDPRPGGATDMRHLRRVLRRLHLIQMDSVNVLQRAHFMPLYSRLGPYDPGLLERAAYRRPRELFEFWGHEASLIRTDLQPLFRWRMARAKEFAWGNMRRIAEEQPDLVAWVLDEVRSRGPITAAEIEHDAPRTKDHWGWNWSVVKQALEWLFYTGQVTAAERTTSFARRYDLPERVLPPAVLATPDPSPEEAFRALVELSARALGVAGEAELRDYFRLPVQPCRTAIAELAEAGVLRPVTVPGWKAAWLHHEARLPRRVTSATLVSPFDPLIWERARTERLFGMTYRIEIYVPKPQRLYGYYVLPFLLGERFAARVDLKADRRAGELQIPAAWLEPGADPEETAVALAIELRRLAGWLGLHTVSPPERGDLLAPLASALRAGVPGVA; from the coding sequence GTGGCCGTGTCCGAACAGCTCTCCGTCGCCCAGGCCCGCCGGATCACCCTGGCGGCGCAGGGCTTCCTCGATCCCCGGCCGGGTGGCGCCACCGACATGCGCCACCTGCGCCGGGTGCTGCGCCGCCTGCACCTGATCCAGATGGATTCGGTGAATGTGTTGCAGCGTGCCCACTTCATGCCGCTCTACAGCCGGCTGGGGCCGTATGACCCGGGCCTGCTGGAGCGGGCCGCCTATCGCCGGCCCCGTGAGCTCTTCGAGTTCTGGGGCCACGAGGCGTCGCTCATCCGCACCGATCTGCAGCCGCTGTTCCGCTGGCGGATGGCCCGGGCGAAGGAGTTCGCCTGGGGCAACATGCGCCGCATCGCCGAGGAGCAGCCCGATCTGGTGGCCTGGGTGCTCGACGAGGTCCGGTCCCGCGGTCCGATCACCGCCGCCGAGATCGAGCACGACGCCCCGCGGACCAAGGACCACTGGGGGTGGAACTGGTCGGTCGTCAAGCAGGCGCTGGAGTGGCTCTTCTACACCGGTCAGGTGACCGCCGCCGAGCGCACCACCTCGTTCGCCAGGCGCTACGACCTGCCCGAGCGGGTGCTGCCGCCGGCGGTGCTGGCCACCCCCGACCCGTCTCCCGAGGAGGCGTTCCGCGCCCTGGTCGAGCTCTCCGCCCGGGCCCTCGGGGTGGCCGGCGAGGCCGAGCTGCGTGACTATTTCCGGCTTCCGGTGCAACCCTGCCGGACGGCGATCGCCGAGCTGGCCGAGGCCGGCGTGCTACGGCCGGTGACCGTCCCCGGGTGGAAGGCGGCCTGGCTGCACCACGAGGCACGGCTGCCCCGGCGGGTGACGTCGGCCACTCTGGTCAGCCCGTTCGACCCGCTGATCTGGGAGCGGGCCCGCACCGAGCGGCTGTTCGGCATGACCTATCGGATCGAGATCTACGTGCCCAAACCCCAGCGGCTGTACGGCTACTACGTGCTCCCGTTCCTGCTGGGCGAGCGGTTCGCGGCCCGCGTCGATCTGAAGGCCGACCGCCGGGCCGGAGAGCTGCAGATCCCGGCCGCGTGGCTGGAGCCGGGCGCCGACCCGGAGGAGACCGCCGTGGCGCTGGCGATCGAGCTGCGTCGTCTGGCCGGCTGGCTGGGCCTGCACACGGTGTCCCCACCGGAGCGCGGTGACCTGCTGGCCCCGCTGGCGAGCGCTCTGCGTGCGGGCGTCCCGGGTGTAGCGTGA